The following is a genomic window from Acipenser ruthenus chromosome 19, fAciRut3.2 maternal haplotype, whole genome shotgun sequence.
tgaaaaataatgaATGGAAGGGGTAAGCAACTCTGCTTCCAGTTCAAGCCAATGCAGGACTTTGTTGTAACCAGTTTCTTAACTAATTAATTGACCCTGCTGGAagtcaattaaaataattaagcaCCTGGTTCAAATAAAGCCCTGCAATGGGACCCGGTGTTCAGCAGAAGTGGTCCCCGCACTGCAGTACATCAGAGCTGTGCTTCATTTTCATTACTGCACTGTCGCTGTGAGGGAGTGAGCTGTGTGGATACTTGAAGGGCTGCTGCATTTCGGTATCTTAATTTGATGCAGTAAATAAAAGCTGAGACTCTGCTGGACTAGCCCACTTGAAGGAAGATCAGAAAAAAGGTTCCCCTTAAATTTTAATGTGAAAAGGTTTCCTTTTACATAGTACAGTACTAAGCAGAAAAAGCAAAAAGCTGCAACCATTTTATAACCAATGTTTCTATTTTCAATATGAATGGCAAAATATAACATGCATCTCAAATAAATCCTGTTTCACACAAACATACAATAGGTATAATTGACAAAGGCATTTTACAGAATATTAATTGTACGGCAATtactataaataaattaatatttacatatgatatatacattttttttttgtatgtgggAGGGGGGCTTAAACAGCAAAACAGACTAATCTTTCATGTATATAAAGCTTAGAGATAAACAAATCTATACATGTGTaatctttgaatttttttttttttttttttttcagtgtgaatATGTATTACTTTGGTTGCAAAAGTAGACATACAGGACCAACGATTATAtcaaagcacattttaaatacaaaatagtgcAAATCTAGAAcgcctgtaattattatttatttatttattttttaaagcttggtAAATGTAAGTCCTGTGCACTATAAAGTGACGGATTTTGTTAATGCTAAAGTCTGCATATTGAGCTCATTTTGAATTTTGGTTCATGCGATTGTAAGTTTTGGGTTCAGTAATGTGCTTTTAATATTCTTTCtttatttgtagtattatttttttaatttagtagtcagcaactggttttttttttttctcccaatctgaaatgtccaattgtatttttaggctcagctcaccactaccacccttgcgctgactctagagtggcgaagacgaacacacgctgtcctccgaagcgtgtgccgttagctgaccgtttttttttcactgcGCGGGCCCGCCATGCAGTCAACCCAAAGCTGCAGCGTctaaggacaacgcagctctgggcatcttacaggcaagcgtgcaggcgcctggccagtctacagggttCGGTGTTGCGTGGTCAGCTGAGGATACCCCCCCCCCGGGATCTCCCGCCCACGGTCggtagtggaatagcctggactcaaaccgatgACCTCCAGGAtatagagcgcattctgcactctGGTACAatttttaatatattgtttatatttacCATACCATCCTTCCGCCCTATTAACAAGTTGCTGTTTTCTCGtctgaaaatatatgtttttatgtaACTTATCCCTATACAGTTAGTTCTTTTAATATCATTAATGTGCTATACCAATGGTATTTTATAACAATGTAGCCATATGGAGCACCTACAACTACACGGCTAGAAAAATATTAAGGTAACCGTATGCGATTTTCTTAGTTTTCCAAATTGAGTTAAAATCTTCTAGAAGtagaaaaatatacatttaacagtAATCCTGTTGTAAAAGTGAAATATCTGATGTACTTGCACGATTTTGCGTCTTGACTATCTTAAACCTGGTCATGTCTAGAAAATGGATGCGTTTGCTTTCAGATATtgtgtatgtatattatataacAAATACAGTACTAAAATGTTATTACTTTACTAAAATACCCTGCACTGCATTGTCAGTACTGCAGACCAAATAAAACTTACTGCAATCACAAAGGTGGTGCAAATATTATTTGGCTGAATATTATAACTGCTGGTACTGCAATGGGAATTTCAATTTTATCATAGAGAGAGAGATTCAAATCTGGACTGCTTTTCATAGCTCTTGACAGCAGTGCAAACAAGAGCTAGCAGGTACCATGGCATCTTCTCATGCATGTctatatacagacacacaaacCTGGAGGCAGCGATACACCCCGCAGCAAGTTACTGTGAGCCTCTGTCATTGGCCACATCCTGCAGCCTGCGGAACAAGGCAGTGTGGTTCTCCTGGCACACCCTCTTCGCCGGAGACTCCCTGCTGTCCTCTAATGAAATGCCCCGTTTCTTGGTCGGGGTCTCCCCTGTTTTAATCATGCTGTTGATCTCTCGCAGCCTCTGTGTAGGGGGGTGGAAAAATAAATAGCTGTGAGCATTAACGTCTGGTTTCCCAGACTACAACTGGCACTGatttttggactaccttacccttAGGTAGTCAAAGAGTAGTGCTAATCGGGGTTGGAGCCCTGAAatgacctttaaaaaataaataaataatacatctgtTTCCCCTACTGTACATGATGTATAAATTACTGTCAACTGCTACGGAGTTTAAGCAAATGCAGTTAAGTGCTGCTTCATATTTTCtaccaattatttttttgaaGTGTCAATTGAAATAACAGCACATAATTGACATATCCACTGTATTGAGAGCcctcatttaaaaaacattaagtACCACGTACATTTTCCTTTGAAACAATCACAACACAGGCTGTATTTATGGAATGTGATATGTTACATTCAAAAGAGTAAGTTAGcataacaattaaaagaaaaaaataaaataacaggtaggggatgccagttaaaaatgctccagaaaattacaaagtagcctgtcctctgGTCTCCAGAAGTGCTACACTCTGGCTGCGTACCTTGGAGGGGCTGCTGCTGAAGTAGTAGAATATCTTGTCCCTGGGAGACAGGCCGCCTCCGTTCTTGTGAGGAGAGATGTAGACGGAGTGGTGCTGGGACAGGAGGACTCGCCGAGGGGAGCCAGTGCGCAGAGAGGGGTAGGGCGACAGGGGAGGAACTTCCGCCTGCTGTCGCACACAAACAAGAGGCAAGGAAGGCTGAGATTAACAACTGCAATGTGCAGGTGCCTGGCCTGAGCGCTCGTGTGTAAAGCATTGAATTACAGAGTGGTAATAAAGCCACTGGTCCACAAAGCAGGGAAACTTGTGGTAACCTAGGAGTTCTGTAGCCAACGTCCGAAAGTGTTGAAACAGTTACAgaagttaccttttttttttgttggactTTTTATGATTGTCATTTGAAGAATTTACCCTTTATATTCCCTTATTTGCTCATATGAAgggtggtttaaaaaaaacaaaacaaaaacaccaaaaacataCATTATGCAAGTTGCAAGTTTCTCTTTTAAAGGGGATATTCCAAATGTCTTTTTCAAGAGATTTTTTACCCCAGCTGTGACGTTGCCATTGGGGGAGTACCGCAGTGCGAACTCGCGGATCTCTTTGATGTAGATGCTGTTGTAGAACTGGATGAGGTCGCCTCGCTCCTCCTCCTCTATGTCGCTGTTGGCTCCAGTGAGGCGGGTGGGCGTGGGGGGGGCACTGCTGGGCTGGGGGACGGGCAGCGTGCTGCTGGAGCGCATGAGGACGGGGCTCGAGTCTCTACTGGCTGCAAAACAGGAGGACAAACCCACATTATTCAAGCACCGTCGGGGGAtctgttaaaatgtttgtttcttgttgaGCTGCGTGTGCTCTGTTGCAGCATGTCGCACACAAAACTGACACTCTTGATTGTCCTGAAAGCACGTCTGCTCAATCTAAATATTCAGAGTCCCGTTTTAAGGCACTTACTTTTGTCCTTGCTGGCCCCGCTGGGGGAGTTCTGACGCACGCTGCCATCGCTGCTCCCAGAGTTCCGTCTCCTTCGTCCCTTTATCAACACGCTTCTGTACACCTGCAGCAACAAACAGGACAGAGTCGTCGCACAGCATCATTCCTCCACTGCTCTGCAGTGCCATGTTACGCTTCGCTTGCAAGCGTGAAAAGCGGGTCCAAGAAAGTCCTGCTGGGTTAAAACACTTTTTTGAACCAAATTATCTGCTAGCCATATAATAAGGTTCCAGGCCCATAACATGTCCTGTTTGAAGCCCAAACGCCTTGGGACACGTACACAGAAACAAGGCAAAATATGACATTATACTTAAGTTCTGAGCGAAGGTATTTTACTAGAACCTGCAGTAAACTGAACGTATTTTGCATTGTGAAGATACCGTATTACACATTAGGACAGTTTTCACAAATCAGTTAGAAAAAgctaataaataagaaataaaaaaggcagGCTGATGTATCAGTAAAGCAGTGGATAAGTCGTGCTTGCACTTCATGAAGTGCGGTGGAAACACCTCGTGAAGCTTGAAAGGAATGCCTGCACACAGCCAGCGGTGTACAAAAACTGTTTTACCAGGTTTCCTACTATAGGCTCCAGTGATGTGGAGCCAAAAAAAACTAACTGCAAGGGCAGTAGTCTCGGTAGCAGAGGGAACATTGCTTTTGTGCAGGAGAGGGGAGACGATCGGTGGAAAGAAGGTCATAGTTTGCTAAAAGATTCTGCTAAAAACATGCAGTTAGAATTTAATCTGCATTTGAATTAAATTATGTTGCTATTCACTGTTAGCCAGAGGAGCAGCCATGACCTTGTCCCTTGTTCTGTAAAGCTATCAAGTGACGAATTAACCTGCAATTCCTTTAAAAATTTAGGACAAACCATGATACATTGCACCATTTTCTTAATGGAGAAAAGGGCCtaataatgttacaaaattagTAATAAATAGCATTGTCTTACTTAAacacacttaatttttttttatttacagtgtccACAGTCCAGCCTTTCATTGCTTTCTTAGGCACTCAACTGAACATATTGTATCTTAAAACTTCAAGAGGGTGGGAGaaaaaaccaattaaaaaaaaaagggggggggggtttctgcGTCATAGACTTAAAAGCAGCAGATACCCATCTAACAGAGAATGAAGCTGTAAATGTTTCAACGCTGACTGTGAGAAGTGATTTGATATGGGCAGCAGAGGGTTCACTCTAGAGCAGGACTGCAGGAGAGCCGACGCTGGCTGGCGGAGTTTAGATATTCCTCCTCTCACTCCATGACCAACGCATTCCTTAAACGGCTCCACTTGAGAGCGCCGTTCAGGCCTTTAGCAAAATCAAAGAAGCCAAAGCAGGGGTCTTAAGGGGTCTGCTGCAATGCTGGAGGGTTGCTGGTAAAAATAAGTGAATGCTCAAGGGGCCACACGGCCTCTTGTCGCTCCTAATGTTTCTTGCTCCCTCGGTCATGTCAGTTTGTACACAGAAGAGACAATAGGAGAGACACTCACGCTGCTGTTGGCCTGAGGCTGAGTCCTGTAGCACTTCATGATATTCTGAAATGACTTGTCCTCCTTTGTCACCTGAAGAGACAGTAATGGATCGATCATTAATGACACGGTGACGGCTGGCGCAGAAGTCAGATCGTAATACTTCATGTGTAGGGTTTTTCTTGTTGCTATATAAGGCTGTTCAAAGAAAGACTGAAGTACaactaaacataaaaaaaagcttttaacacAGATAAGATGCACTGGAATTTGATGGCGATTTCTCTTGTGTGATCTATATATATTTCCATACCTTCGTCATGACGTATATAGCGCACATAAGCAGTTGGTCCAAATGGCGGTCCACCATGAGCTCCGTACAGTGGACGAGGGAGAACTCGAAGCACGTCCAGATCTTTCTCCTCAGATGGTCTGAAATATCCAGCTTTGCACACAGGTCTCTCAGGCGCACGCTTGCCAAATGGTAAACCTgtttagaaagaaaacaaacaatgaaCTACAAGATGGAAATGTTTCTCTAAACATTGGGAAGTAATTGGTAGAAAATATGAAGCAGCATTTGCTTAAACTCTGTAGCAGCTGACAGTAATTTAGACGTCATGTACAGTAGGGGAAACagatgtattatgtatttattttttaaagctcgTTTCAGGACACCAACCCTGTCAGAGGGGTCTACTGAATGGATCAAAAAGGGTGGCAGATCTGAACGTCGTCCTTTAAATCCCTCCCTTTCTGTGGATGAGTTGTTGGCTTTTTCATAACCTTGATACACACATTTCAATGATCTCAGTGGTGGTATTTAAATACTGATTTAGTTCAAGTGAACCTCCGCCGCTGTGTGTGTATTCACAAGGCAGTACTGCCAACGAACCAAACTGCAtttgctaaaaataataataatatgagatttGAAAGTGAAAGTGTGAAGGCGGTACCTTCCTGAAGAAGAGCGACAGGGAGCCGGTCCTcctgggtttggtgctggctggGCTCTGTTGGCTTTTCTTCTGCTGCTGTCCTGCAGACAGGGCCACCGGTCCAGCCACCTGCAGGGTGGAGCCTGTGATCTGCTGCGTGTTGAGAGTGCCGGCCAGGGTCTGAGCGCTCACACTCACTTGGACAGGAATAAAGGTGATTCCTCCATTCTCATTAGCTATACCTGCAACGACATTAGCTGtttaggttttttatttatttatttatttgtgtgttgttAACATGGTGCGGCAATATGTGGTTCTACAAAATACACAGTGATTCCTGTTTGTTACCTTGTACGGGTATTGTTACAGTCTGCCCATTGTTGGCGGTGACGGTAGCTGTCGCCATGGTTACCACTGTCTGCCCAGTGATGGAGACGGTGtcgcctgccctgctctgcactggcACTGTGTTCACTAGGGGTGGCTGGGAGACTCTCACCGGGCCTCCGGAATCAGGATTACTGTCAGCGTCCACAAAGAGCTTCCTCCGGGCAGTCCCTGCTGCTGGGGAGCTGTAGCGCTCGTGCAGACTCGCGGGAGACGGGAAGGCGGCTGCTTGGCAAACCAATAAGGAATGATTAACGGATTTCAAAATATGACTGTATCTGTTGGCATCAGAAatgtagctttatttatttatttatttatttattttataataaaatgcagATGCACAGAACactcattgtatttaaatataaatacataatatacatatatatacacacacacacacacagtagacgCTCGTTAGTAGCAACATAACGGTGCCATTTGCTATGTTGCTCTTAAGCGACGTCTGAACAAAGGCAGCCTGCTTTTTCTGATACTCAAAACAGCTACAGTACATGCTACATTCTTTTCAAGTATATTTGCAGCTAAGACACTTTCTAAAacatctctaaaaaaaaaaatcaaactcgTTCTCTACCGGTAcgtttattttctttacttttttaaatgtaggttACATTTTTACAGATACAATATTATTGTCATTATGAAGGAAACAATGCTGAACTGCACAAATAGATACTATATAATAGCAAACAATAAGCAAGCTTTGTACAGCACTTACATACACTTCCCTTGCTCTTTGTATTTTCTGCTAGTTGCAATCATGCCAAagcaaacaagttttttttttcttacacattGCAGAAAGTAAACACTGGAATGATCAAGCAGAGAACGAATTTGCCTTGTACAACAAACTGATAAGCGCACTGTACAGACTTTGGGTGGGCGATTAATGGAAGTTTCACGGTATCTGCTGAGGATGTGACGTCACAACGACATCAATGTTGTTCCCGAGTGGATTTGTAACGGTAAGGAAAGTGTTTCCAGGGAAATGCTGCTCGTGAGCAACGGTTGCTCTTACCAGGTGTTGCTACTAACAAGCGTCTactatgtgtgtatatatctatatatatatatatattttttttttattttaaatctaaaataaaagcCAGCTACATACCCTTCCCAGCACAGTCGGCACGGATCTCATTCACCCTGCTGGGGGTCAGAGGGGAGTTGGTGGTACCGGGTCCCTCTGGACTCTCAAAATGCTGGGATGGCATCACCTGAAGAACACGAACACAGTTATTGGGGTGCATGCAGTGTGCAATTCTTCTACAGTGGGGATGCGATGTCTTAATTTAGTGGTAGTTCTGGAATCTTTTTGACAGAGATGCGGCAGCTGAGTGATATATACTGTTCAACTATAAACGAATCAGTAAATAAAAGGTGTCTTCTAGAACAGCTTGCACagcttgtgtgtatgtgtgtgcattggTGTTGGTGTCTGTGTGAGGGTGTGTTGCGGGAGAGACAATGTCCTGGCACTGTGTAATCAGGTGCGTGCATGTAGGTGTATGTCTTGtggtgtctgtgtgggtgtgcgtTGCAGGCGAGACACTGACCTCCTCGCAGGCTGGCACTCTGTTCTTGACCCCGCGCACGCTCTCCCACAGAGGGGAGTCCTGTCTCCAGGCCATGCTCTCCAGGACCTGCTCCTCCACCTGGTTCAGGTGCTTCACCACCTCTCTGATGAGCCCGTCCTCCGTGCGGATCAGGACCTCGATCACCTGccaagcaaacacacacactaagggACCGGATCGGCACGGGCAATCACAGTGTACACTTATTACAATTCAAGATCTCTGCAACACTTTACTTTGCAGGGACTCGAGGGTTGTGGGGTGgggtttacatgtatttatttataataataatgatgatgatgattagcATCACAGTGAGGATTTGAAGTTGTAAATGCTGGTGCTGCAGTACAGTTCACATCCGGGTCGCTCCAGTTACCTTATAGAAGTGATATGGTGGCAGGTCGAAGATTTCAATGACCCAGGGGAAGTCTCCCGGGGGGCGGTATGAGAAGATGACAATCTCAAGGCAGCAGGCGAGGAGGGACCTGTGGAATACATCCTGCTCCAGGATCCCCTGCAATTCACATCGTTGTGGAGAATTCAAGTCAGAGACAATTCGGTAGGTGCACTTGCTAGCGTGACAGACATGTACAGGTAGCAAAAGTGGCAGTGATGTGTGTCAGCGATGTGGAGAATTCATAACGGCTGCTATATTAGACTCCTGTGCAGCTGCTTTGGGCCTGAGATGCCAGTTAAAGGAAGCATCGACGCAATCAAAGAAAAGTATGACAGTTAGCAGCCCACGCATGTGTCTGTCTTTTTGTATAACTTTTAAACCGCTTTATCCAGAAGGGGTAAACAATCCCTATACTCTGTACTTACAGACAGGTCTGTGTCCCCTAACCTCTTCTTTTCTTGATTAATGACCCCTTCCAGGATTTTATAGTAAAGCACTTCTGCCAAACGGAAGCGTTTCACAGCAATGTCTAAAACAAATAcaagaataacaaataaatacaaagggATACAGAAAATATATCAAATCTGATGCACGTTTTATCACAATTaaagcacaatttaaaaaaatgccatAAAAATAATGCAAATCATGCTACTAACCTTTTGAAAGACCTGAATACTCCTCACTAGATGTGCTATAATGTTGGCAGAATACTTCAAACATTTCCTTCAGTCTGACAG
Proteins encoded in this region:
- the rbl2 gene encoding retinoblastoma-like protein 2 isoform X2, whose protein sequence is MIDEEEESLQRTKRRYEDFCRNLNMDEAASSEAWGSYERISKNYTLEGSELHWLACALYVACRKAVPTVSKGTVEGNYVSLTRILRFSEQSLIEFFSKMRKWEDMAGLSQEFRQRTEKLERDFTVSAALYKKYLPIFQDVFRDSQEDPPRQQRSRKQRRQPCTVSELFNFCWILFVHAKGNFPMISDDLVNSYHLLLCALDLVYGTTLLCTNRKDLLNPSFKGLPEDLHSKDYKAPSEAVCIIEQLCSLHDGLVLEAKGIKEHFWKPFIKKLFNKKILKGKEENLSGFLDPGNFGDSFKALNRAYEEYVLSVGSLDERIFLGEEANEEIGTPSTYRHSALDMDPTERGQGRHSLQPLLHKSKALRVSTPLTGRRYIKDSNISQTPVSTATQSVGRLHSILTGLKQGPSETLLQTLRTCSRDPSQSIAVRLKEMFEVFCQHYSTSSEEYSGLSKDIAVKRFRLAEVLYYKILEGVINQEKKRLGDTDLSGILEQDVFHRSLLACCLEIVIFSYRPPGDFPWVIEIFDLPPYHFYKVIEVLIRTEDGLIREVVKHLNQVEEQVLESMAWRQDSPLWESVRGVKNRVPACEEVMPSQHFESPEGPGTTNSPLTPSRVNEIRADCAGKAAFPSPASLHERYSSPAAGTARRKLFVDADSNPDSGGPVRVSQPPLVNTVPVQSRAGDTVSITGQTVVTMATATVTANNGQTVTIPVQGIANENGGITFIPVQVSVSAQTLAGTLNTQQITGSTLQVAGPVALSAGQQQKKSQQSPASTKPRRTGSLSLFFRKVYHLASVRLRDLCAKLDISDHLRRKIWTCFEFSLVHCTELMVDRHLDQLLMCAIYVMTKVTKEDKSFQNIMKCYRTQPQANSSVYRSVLIKGRRRRNSGSSDGSVRQNSPSGASKDKTSRDSSPVLMRSSSTLPVPQPSSAPPTPTRLTGANSDIEEEERGDLIQFYNSIYIKEIREFALRYSPNGNVTAGAEVPPLSPYPSLRTGSPRRVLLSQHHSVYISPHKNGGGLSPRDKIFYYFSSSPSKRLREINSMIKTGETPTKKRGISLEDSRESPAKRVCQENHTALFRRLQDVANDRGSQ
- the rbl2 gene encoding retinoblastoma-like protein 2 isoform X1, with amino-acid sequence MIDEEEESLQRTKRRYEDFCRNLNMDEAASSEAWGSYERISKNYTLEGSELHWLACALYVACRKAVPTVSKGTVEGNYVSLTRILRFSEQSLIEFFSKMRKWEDMAGLSQEFRQRTEKLERDFTVSAALYKKYLPIFQDVFRDSQEDPPRQQRSRKQRRQPCTVSELFNFCWILFVHAKGNFPMISDDLVNSYHLLLCALDLVYGTTLLCTNRKDLLNPSFKGLPEDLHSKDYKAPSEAVCIIEQLCSLHDGLVLEAKGIKEHFWKPFIKKLFNKKILKGKEENLSGFLDPGNFGDSFKALNRAYEEYVLSVGSLDERIFLGEEANEEIGTPSTYRHSALDMDPTERGQGRHSLQPLLHKSKALRVSTPLTGRRYIKDSNISQTPVSTATQSVGRLHSILTGLKQGPSETLLQTLRTCSRDPSQSIAVRLKEMFEVFCQHYSTSSEEYSGLSKDIAVKRFRLAEVLYYKILEGVINQEKKRLGDTDLSGILEQDVFHRSLLACCLEIVIFSYRPPGDFPWVIEIFDLPPYHFYKVIEVLIRTEDGLIREVVKHLNQVEEQVLESMAWRQDSPLWESVRGVKNRVPACEEVMPSQHFESPEGPGTTNSPLTPSRVNEIRADCAGKAAFPSPASLHERYSSPAAGTARRKLFVDADSNPDSGGPVRVSQPPLVNTVPVQSRAGDTVSITGQTVVTMATATVTANNGQTVTIPVQGIANENGGITFIPVQVSVSAQTLAGTLNTQQITGSTLQVAGPVALSAGQQQKKSQQSPASTKPRRTGSLSLFFRKVYHLASVRLRDLCAKLDISDHLRRKIWTCFEFSLVHCTELMVDRHLDQLLMCAIYVMTKVTKEDKSFQNIMKCYRTQPQANSSVYRSVLIKGRRRRNSGSSDGSVRQNSPSGASKDKTSRDSSPVLMRSSSTLPVPQPSSAPPTPTRLTGANSDIEEEERGDLIQFYNSIYIKEIREFALRYSPNGNVTAGQAEVPPLSPYPSLRTGSPRRVLLSQHHSVYISPHKNGGGLSPRDKIFYYFSSSPSKRLREINSMIKTGETPTKKRGISLEDSRESPAKRVCQENHTALFRRLQDVANDRGSQ
- the rbl2 gene encoding retinoblastoma-like protein 2 isoform X3; protein product: MTSLGLPVREVPAGLQASGCSFLCCCTDPWGSCENAASSLLFIAPLDHNRNFPMISDDLVNSYHLLLCALDLVYGTTLLCTNRKDLLNPSFKGLPEDLHSKDYKAPSEAVCIIEQLCSLHDGLVLEAKGIKEHFWKPFIKKLFNKKILKGKEENLSGFLDPGNFGDSFKALNRAYEEYVLSVGSLDERIFLGEEANEEIGTPSTYRHSALDMDPTERGQGRHSLQPLLHKSKALRVSTPLTGRRYIKDSNISQTPVSTATQSVGRLHSILTGLKQGPSETLLQTLRTCSRDPSQSIAVRLKEMFEVFCQHYSTSSEEYSGLSKDIAVKRFRLAEVLYYKILEGVINQEKKRLGDTDLSGILEQDVFHRSLLACCLEIVIFSYRPPGDFPWVIEIFDLPPYHFYKVIEVLIRTEDGLIREVVKHLNQVEEQVLESMAWRQDSPLWESVRGVKNRVPACEEVMPSQHFESPEGPGTTNSPLTPSRVNEIRADCAGKAAFPSPASLHERYSSPAAGTARRKLFVDADSNPDSGGPVRVSQPPLVNTVPVQSRAGDTVSITGQTVVTMATATVTANNGQTVTIPVQGIANENGGITFIPVQVSVSAQTLAGTLNTQQITGSTLQVAGPVALSAGQQQKKSQQSPASTKPRRTGSLSLFFRKVYHLASVRLRDLCAKLDISDHLRRKIWTCFEFSLVHCTELMVDRHLDQLLMCAIYVMTKVTKEDKSFQNIMKCYRTQPQANSSVYRSVLIKGRRRRNSGSSDGSVRQNSPSGASKDKTSRDSSPVLMRSSSTLPVPQPSSAPPTPTRLTGANSDIEEEERGDLIQFYNSIYIKEIREFALRYSPNGNVTAGQAEVPPLSPYPSLRTGSPRRVLLSQHHSVYISPHKNGGGLSPRDKIFYYFSSSPSKRLREINSMIKTGETPTKKRGISLEDSRESPAKRVCQENHTALFRRLQDVANDRGSQ